One window from the genome of Magnolia sinica isolate HGM2019 chromosome 4, MsV1, whole genome shotgun sequence encodes:
- the LOC131242150 gene encoding uncharacterized protein LOC131242150: protein MAKIRLILSLLIFAFATFDGCIATRKYVGMYELKKGNFSVKLTNWGATVVSVILPDSKGNLADVVLGFDKLAPYVNDTTYFGAIVGRVANRIGGAQFSYDGIQYKLVPNEGNNMLHGGHRGFSKVIWTVKRHSHGEFPFITFTYHSFDGEQGFPGDVDVSVTYKIVGHYKLAVSMKAKPRNKPTPINLAQHTYWNLAGHNSGNILSNTIQLFGSHITPVDDSLIPTGKIVPVKGTPYDFMKPNTIGSRIDKLPHGYDINYVLDLPLSRHHLRKAAVLKDNKTGRKLELWTNQPGLQFYTSNMLDGVLGKNGYVYQIHAAVALETQGFPDAVNHPNFPSQIVKPGKVYSHHMLYKFSFE, encoded by the exons ATGGCGAAGATCCGTCTGATCTTGAGCCTTCTCATCTTTGCATTTGCTACCTTTGATGGTTGCATTGCAACGAGGAAGTATGTGGGGATGTATGAGCTTAAGAAAGGGAATTTCTCTGTAAAGCTCACTAACTGGGGTGCAACTGTTGTATCGGTCATTCTTCCGGACTCgaaag GGAATTTGGCTGATGTTGTTCTTGGATTTGATAAACTTGCACCGTATGTT AATGACACAACCTATTTTGGGGCCATCGTTGGGCGGGTCGCAAATCGAATTGGTGGGGCCCAGTTTAGCTACGATGGGATTCAATATAAATTAGTCCCTAATGAAGGGAACAACATGCTTCATG gtGGACATAGAGGATTTAGCAAGGTCATCTGGACTGTTAAAAGGCATAGTCATGGGGAATTTCCTTTTATCACATTCACTTATCACAGCTTTGATGGTGAACAAG GCTTTCCCGGCGATGTTGATGTGTCGGTCACTTACAAGATCGTTGGACACTACAAACTGGCTGTTTCAATGAAAGCTAAACCACGAAACAAGCCCACCCCGATCAACCTCGCCCAGCACACCTACTGGAACCTCGCTGGCCATAACAGTGGTAATATCCTATCAAACACCATCCAGCTCTTCGGTTCTCACATCACTCCGGTCGACGACTCCCTCATCCCAACCGGCAAGATTGTGCCGGTTAAGGGCACACCATACGATTTCATGAAGCCCAACACAATCGGCAGCCGGATCGACAAGCTCCCCCATGGGTATGACATCAACTACGTGCTCGATCTGCCACTGAGCCGCCACCACCTCAGGAAGGCAGCTGTGCTGAAGGATAACAAGACTGGTAGGAAGTTGGAGCTGTGGACTAATCAGCCCGGCTTGCAATTCTACACTAGCAACATGTTGGATGGTGTCCTTGGCAAGAATGGCTATGTGTATCAGATCCATGCAGCGGTTGCTTTGGAGACTCAAGGATTCCCAGATGCAGTGAACCACCCCAACTTTCCTTCACAGATTGTGAAACCTGGGAAGGTTTACAGTCACCACATGTTGTACAAGTTCTCTTTTGAGTAG
- the LOC131242149 gene encoding large ribosomal subunit protein uL13w-like encodes MVSGSGICARRVVVDARHHMLGRLASILAKELLNGQKIVVVRCEEICLSGGLVRQKMKYLRFLRKRMNTKPSHGPIHFRAPAKILWRTIRGMIPHKTKRGAAALARLKAYEGVPGPYDRMKRMVIPDALKVLRLQPGHKYCLLGRLSSEVGWNHYDTIKELEDKRKKRAQVAYERKKQLTKLRVRAERAAEEQLGPQLEILAPLKY; translated from the exons atggTTTCCGGCTCAGGGATCTGTGCTCGTCGTGTCGTCGTGGATGCCAGACACCACATGCTAGGCCGACTGGCCTCGATCCTGGCCAAGGAGCTCCTAAACGGCCAGAAAATAGTGGTGGTTCGTTGCGAGGAGATCTGCCTCTCTGGCGGTCTCGTCCGCCAGAAGATGAAATATCTCCGCTTCTTAAGGAAGAGGATGAACACCAAACCATCCCACGGCCCTATCCATTTCCGTGCTCCCGCGAAGATTCTCTGGAGAACCATCCGTGG GATGATTCCCCACAAGACGAAGCGCGGTGCCGCCGCTCTTGCTCGGCTCAAGGCTTACGAGGGAGTTCCTGGACCGTACGAtaggatgaagaggatggtcatccctgATGCACTGAA GGTTTTGAGGCTTCAACCGGGTCACAAATACTGCCTGTTGGGACGTCTTTCTTCAGAGGTCGGATGGAATCATTACGATACTATCAAG GAGCTGGAGGATAAGAGGAAGAAGAGGGCTCAAGTCGCTTATGAGAGGAAGAAGCAGCTGACCAAGCTGCGTGTGAGGGCAGAGAGGGCTGCAGAGGAGCAGCTTGGGCCCCAGTTGGAAATCTTGGCCCCATTGAAATACTAG
- the LOC131242148 gene encoding uncharacterized protein LOC131242148, producing MDDDTVESPAFSQPCQRLDSNIEIDDQVASQQVDDHEERQDVPVNIDEELDEEPKLGMEFSSDESAYEFYNGYARKKGFSTRKSWVKKSDDGVITKRHFCCSKEGRKREKKHIDQPKFTRPITRTQCLASIIIKLQVNGKYTVTKFVAEHNHEVVTQSKANILTPQSSLTNAQKAKAHMANDSGITPKVLDYHNIKVLHPHYIMKRWQRDTKVGFDRDHTGLTIPGDCNIPLGKRYKHLCRKLLKIAAMAEEHDEVFKFADKYADKFYDKVMECMKRIKETPQMLSQVVDESVDTKRTCPEPIEIVDLERTPLELTESVDTECARRELTESVDMERACHEPTESVDIDCVHSKPTGSVDTEGAHLEPTKKQVTSVDSLSSQTVCGIKVMPIVKDNRGAHKNTLDKVRKKRSRTESVQPQTDQEKQETTEAPNIMHPPSFQPSHYPFTFPSLNHFNQGSHIAVVSPFGLPSGYHAGHGHHVVMGYTTGPSGSINASLPQCGYQLHNVSMFQQSPFNVGSQVKSLNVTKASRLKIPKSGPSGSMSDPLCQDSSKGSVAFNQSSSAPSDSNQLVGCEDHHLRSSN from the exons ATGGATGATGATACTGTGGAGAGTCCAGCATTTTCTCAACCATGTCAGAGGTTAGATTCTAACATTGAAATTGATGATCAAGTAGCAAGTCAACAAGTAGATGACCATGAAGAAAGACAAGATGTACCGGTCAATATAGATGAGGAGTTAGATGAAGAACCAAAACTAGGAATGGAGTTTTCTTCGGATGAGAGTGCATATGAGTTTTACAATGGGTATGCTAGGAAGAAGGGGTTCAGTACTCGAAAGTCATGGGTAAAAAAATCAGATGATGGTGTCATAACTAAGAGGCACTTTTGTTGTTCTAAAGAAGGTCGGAAACGTGAAAAGAAACATATTGATCAACCAAAGTTTACCCGCCCGATTACAAGAACTCAATGTCTAGCAAGCATCATTATTAAGCTTCAGGTGAATGGAAAATACACTGTGACTAAGTTTGTGGCAGAGCATAACCATGAGGTTGTAACACAATCGAAGGCGAACATACTAACCCCTCAGAGTAGCTTGACTAATGCTCAAAAAGCTAAAGCGCATATGGCGAATGATTCAGGAATAACACCCAAAGTTTTAgattatcataatataaaggtGCTTCATCCTCATTATATTATGAAGAGATGGCAAAGAGATACAAAGGTAGGTTTTGATAGAGATCATACTGGGTTAACAATACCAGGTGACTGCAATATTCCTTTAGGTAAGCGGTACAAACATTTGTGCCGCAAGCTTCTTAAAATTGCGGCAATGGCTGAGGAACATGATGAGGTCTTCAAATTTGCTGATAAATATGCAGATAAATTTTATGATAAAGTGATGGAATGTATGAAAAGGATCAAGGAAACTCCACAAATGTTGTCTCAGGTTGTTGATGAAAGTGTAGATACTAAACGAACATGCCCTGAGCCAATTGAAATTGTAGATCTTGAACGTACACCCCTTGAGCTGACTGAAAGTGTAGATACTGAATGTGCACGCCGTGAGCTGACTGAAAGTGTAGATATGGAACGTGCATGCCACGAGCCGACCGAAAGTGTAGATATTGATTGTGTACACTCCAAGCCAACTGGAAGTGTAGATACTGAAGGTGCACACCTTGAGCCAACTAAAAAGCAAGTTACTTCTGTTGATAGTTTGAGTTCACAAACTGTATGTGGGATTAAAGTAATGCCTATAGTTAAGGACAACCGTGGTGCGCATAAAAATACGCTAGATAAAGTAAGGAAGAAAAGATCTCGAACTGAATCCGTTCAGCCACAAACAGATCAAGAGAAACAAGAAACAACTGAAGCACCAAATATCATGCACCCTCCTTCATTTCAACCTTCACATTATCCATTTACATTTCCTTCATTGAATCATTTCAATCAG GGTTCACATATTGCGGTTGTGAGTCCTTTTGGATTACCAAGTGGATACCATGCGGGACATGGTCATCATGTGGTGATGGGCTACACTACTGGCCCTAGTGGATCTATCAATGCATCATTGCCTCAATGTGGGTACCAACTACATAATGTTAGCATGTTTCAACAAAGCCCTTTCAACGTCGGATCTCAAGTAAAA AGTTTGAATGTTACCAAAGCGAGTCGTTTAAAAATACCCAAGAGTGGTCCTAGTGGATCCATGAGTGATCCCTTATGTCAAGATTCGTCTAAAGGAAGTGTCGCATTTAACCAG TCGTCATCAGCACCATCCGATAGCAATCAATTGGTGGGGTGTGAAGACCACCACCTACGTTCGAGTAATTAG